One Bacillus sp. 1780r2a1 DNA segment encodes these proteins:
- a CDS encoding DUF350 domain-containing protein yields the protein MTEWIEWGSIGSFLAHVVVGLLLLFIGIIVFELTTKFNDRELIRKGNLAVALKLWGKGIGLAIVIYTVWSNSFNLIDAAVWGIVGIATQVIAYWIIEYIMTPKTNLAKKVEEGNIAVGFALFAAAVAVGFIVAGSLTY from the coding sequence TTGACTGAATGGATTGAATGGGGAAGTATTGGTAGCTTTCTAGCTCACGTAGTTGTAGGTTTACTTTTGTTGTTTATTGGAATCATCGTATTTGAATTAACAACAAAGTTCAATGACCGTGAACTTATTAGAAAAGGCAATCTGGCCGTTGCACTTAAGTTATGGGGAAAAGGAATTGGTCTTGCAATTGTTATCTATACCGTGTGGAGCAATAGTTTTAACTTAATTGATGCAGCTGTTTGGGGGATAGTAGGAATTGCAACACAGGTAATTGCTTATTGGATTATTGAATACATTATGACACCTAAAACAAACTTGGCAAAGAAAGTGGAAGAAGGTAATATTGCCGTTGGCTTTGCTTTGTTTGCTGCTGCAGTTGCCGTTGGCTTTATTGTTGCAGGAAGTTTAACTTATTAA